The Lacerta agilis isolate rLacAgi1 chromosome 14, rLacAgi1.pri, whole genome shotgun sequence sequence AGATTATTTTCCAAGTTTGATGCCTTCTAATAATGTTATTTAGGAACAATCCAACCGAAGGTTAGCACTTGCAATGTTTAATAAAGAAAATGAGGATTATATAGATAGAAatttcagagaaatctctttaatGATGGTTAAAACAATACCTCCACATATGAACAAGACACAGAAGCTATAGGTAGAATTTAGAATTTTTATTATAAGATCACTTCTATATCCTATTGATTCCAATGAAGTTAAACACTGCAGTATGTGCCTTTGGATCGTTCCCTGATCAGCTATTCAGTCCTTGAACAGAGTTCCACATATAATCTATATAAAAAGATTCTGTATACCCAAAGAAACATATCCTAAATTCATGTTCACGTATGTTCTTTTTCCAGGATGCAGAATagaaaagaacacattctacaaAACAGTACAACACCAGCTAAATTCCTCCTCCTGGGTCTTTCTGATGATCCCAACCTGCAAAGTGCATTATTCTCCACTTTCCTGGTACTCTATATCATCACTCTGACAGGAAACCTTCTCATCGTTTTCCTGACGTTGGTTGACCCTGCCCTCCACActcccatgtatttcttcctaaGAAACTTGTCTTTTCTGGAGATCTGCTACACATCAGTCAACGTCCCTAAGATGCTGGCAAACCTCCTTTCTGGAAATAAATCCATCTCCTTCATCGGATGTGCTCTGCAGACCTACTTTATATTCTTCCTTGGTGGGTCAGAATGTTTCCTTTTGGCCTCAATGGCTTATGATCGATATGTTGCCATTTGTAAGCCCTTGCACTACCCCATCCTGATGAGTCGAAAAGTTTATACTACTTTAGCTGTGGTGTCTTGGTTAAGTGGGTTTCTGATGTCCTTTGGTCACACCAGCATGATGTTTACTCTTTCCTACTGTGGCTCCAATGTGATCAACCACTTCTTTTGTGACATCCCTCCTTTGCTGAAATTGGCTTGTGGGGACACCTCAAGGGTTGAAATTGCAGTCTTTGTGGCGACTATGATTTTTGGGACTTTGCCTTTTATACTGATCTTGATATCTTACACTGGCATTATTACCACCATTTTGAAGATCACCTCCTCTGAGGGTCGGAAGAAGACCTTCTCTACCTGCTCTTCACACCTCATTGTGGTGACCTTGTTCTATGGTTCTGCTTGTATTACATATTTGAAGCCCAATTCCACTTACTCACCAAACACTGACAAATATCTCTCACTTTTCTATACTGTTATCGGTCCCATTTTGAACCCCCTCATATACAGCTTGAGGAATAAAGAGGTAAAACTTGCCTTTAGAAGAATTTGGGATAGAAGACCCTTTGGGTGATAAAAATGGACTGACATATTTTGGGAGTTCCAAAATAGGTAGGGACTTGTACCTACTAATTTCTGAAAGCAATAGCTTGGATCCAGAATGATTTAGTTGAACTAAGGTCCCCTTAAAATTAATGGGATTAAGTTAATTATGCTTTAATATATGATCCTTGATTTAAATGGGAAATTAATTCATCTAACCTTGCCTATATCTACCTAACAACTTAAAGAGTGGGATAATTTATAGTAAATAAATTTGTGTGAGGAAATAGTGAAATCACCAGAAATCCCCCAACAGATATCTCTGTGAGGGTTGAGGATTCTTCCTAAACAACTTGTGTTGGGGAATGGATGGAAAACTATTGGGGGAAGTGAGAATCATCCTCAATTTAACTTGGAACCTAATATAACTTAACATGAAAGTCCTTCTCTGACAGAAAGTTTCCTGTCCCTTCATCCCCTACCATCAGAGCCCAAGGGTAGAtcacatgctttgtatgcaaaagatcCCGTGTTCTGTCCAAGCAGTGATGGGAAATAttttcctgaaaccctggggaactTCTGCCAAGCTGCATtcagatgcatagctgtcaacttttcccttttcttgaaaggaatcctatttggaataagggaatttcccttaaaaaaagataaaagttggcagctatgttCAAATGTAGGGTTTATTGCATGAGTTTTTCCGGTCATGttgctagtgcttctgtcccaatttctaacattccttttgcACTGCAATAGCTGCTGCATTccagaactgttttttttttttttttaattgctataCCACCACGCTGCATTACAttttaaatggcaggaaagaatcATATGCAGGGATACTGCCCACATTTTGTCACATGAACTCAAAATGCAATAATTCCCTCCCTTTGGATTTCTCTTAGCATGCTTCTGTTCCAGAGGTGTTTCCATTTGTCTGTATCAGCCAGTACAAAGAACCCCAAACCCAACTTTCATCTGCATTAACTTCCAACATTTGCAGAGACTAAATTAGTGCTGATTGGCATCCCCTTGGCTCCTGACTGTCTTGTGATTGTCTGGACAGTGCCAGATATCAATCAAGAGCTACCTGGATCAAACCTCTTAGAAGTGAACTGTTGTCATATAGCCCATAGTCTCTCAACGCCCCTCATCTTACCTGACCATCACAGACCCCCCACGTTTCCCTTTTTTACATggatagtcctggatttacagaagctgtctcagtttctcatttgatcccagaatgccctgcttttccttaggatgtccctattttcattggagaaatgttggaggtatggAGTTaggcaacccccgagccaaggagatacagcctttagaagacatttgaaggttgccctgtatagggaagtttttaaacattttattcagtttttatatatgttggaagccaccagagtggctggggcaaccaagtcagatgggcaggggattgataatgacagcagcagcagcaacaccaataaaaacaaacaaacaaacaaacggatgtccctcttttcattgaaGACAtattggagggtctgcaatcaATGCTGCTACTTTGCACAGAATGAGGCCCAAAGGCTAGCTGCAGTAAGATAGCTACTGCATGAGGTTTAACCagttgaccctcagggtcctttccaactctaaaattctatgatactatgatagGCAGGCATGGGATAACCTGTGGGttgatttttcattttgtttattttgttgaaGCAAATTTCTGTCTTCCATTTGTCCTCTTCCTTTCTGCTTAGCTCTTAATAAACTTCATAAAAATGACTGTGTGAGTTAACATGGGTGTTTCTGCTGGACCCAAAGGGAATTTTTCACTTACCGGTATGTGTCTACAACATTTTGGAGCAATTCTGCATGTGATAAGATTGGGATCTGCCAAAGACGGGAAAGCTACATTTGGCTCAGAGAAGATCCAGGGAAGCTATGTGTTCTTGGTGTATCCCTTCCTTGTTGCCTGACTTGGATCCTCTGAAATcacccattggggggggggacgacatattaagcaagtgggggaggggacttcaaagaagtgtgactagcccaaggtcacccagcagctgtatgtggaggagcggagacacgaacctggttccccagattacaagactaccgctcttaatcactacaccacactggctctctataccTTTTACCAACTTTGCTTTGTATGCTACATGGTGACAACTTCAAATTTTATTGGTGAAACCAAGCCTGGTCTCAGTCATTCATGAAAATCACCCCTATAGCCCTTTCAAAGACTTATAATTGCCAAAGTAGAATATGTAaatctatcatatctatctatcatctctatctctatctctatctctatctctatctctatctctatctctatctctatctctctatctatctatcatctatctatctatctatcatctatgtatCATCAAACAcatcactctcttgggggggggagtaaggatTTTAGTGGTCCAGCTTGCTAGTAAGGTTAGTTCTACATGACCTGCTTATTGGCCATTCATACTGATTTCTTTGTCGAAATTTGTGGCAAGGCTAGGCATCATCCACACTTACTGTTTCTCCACACTTTCCAGACATGCTCTGCATTTTGTAGCTTCCTTTCTGAATGCTACCAGACCACCTCCTCCAGAgcttcctcatgaaaatccactctttaaaATTTagttggagcaaatgtcaaaCTTCAGAAAACCCAAACTGGCATTTGCACCGATTCTGCCTGAAAGAGTGGGTTttcgtggggaaagctctggcatggggtggggtgggggaccaagGACACAGAGATCTAAATCTCTGATTTGTGCCTGGAAAATGATGGGGAACTGAGCATTAATTCTTGTTTGTTTGCTGGAGGTTATACGATGTGGTCAAGAAAGTGTTTCCCCATTATATTTGTTGGCATCAAATATAATCAAACCACTGAATTGGCAGAAATGAATGGATGTTCTGGGCTGCCCATATTACAAGACCCACTTCTCAACCCCACTGATGTGGTCAAGAGGAAaacagcaatacatttggcaccagctcagCTGCAGGAGTTGTCCCAGAacacagcttctaggaaccacaggtaacagctgagtgcagggtggggaccaaaggggaacaaactaccccagaagaatCAGGTGTCTACcaacagaggtactacccctccccaaaccccccttccagggggttggactagatgacccttgggtcccttccaactctacaatcctataatTCTATGTCTGCACAGCCATATGCCCCATAGAACAAAGGATGAAGGGCTTTAAAGTTAATTCAAAGGAAATATCACAATGGATAACTGAATACCTATATTAATGCATATGCCTGCTCAGTCAATTATTCATTGTGATCTGTCTTGGAGCACAGCTCCCAGAGGGAAGAATATGGCAGAATAAAACATGGTGAAGAGGCAAATGCACTGAAAGCAGCCTAAGATCACTGCCTTTGATAACTGTGGCTGAGAAATCTCTAGTGCAACTAGGTCGTCAGGAACAGAGAGCTGGGTGTGACCTTCCAGGGCTTCAGTAAGTACCAGATTGTTTTCATTTGAAGCCTTTGTCACGTTTCACTCTGAAGGAACACACTTTGTACATTCTTTCTCGTGAATGATACAAAATTATTTCTTGGACAAAGATTATTTTTCAAGTTTGATGCCTTCTAATAATGTTATTTAGGAACAATCCTACCGAAGGTTAGCACTTGCTATGTTTAATAAAGAAAATGAGGATTACAGTATGTAGATAGAAatttcagagaaatctctttaatGATGGTTAAAACAATACCTCCACATATGAACAAGACACAGAAGCTATAGGTAGAATTTAGAATTTTTATTATAAGATCACTTATATATCCTATTGATTCCAATGAAGTTAAACACCGCATTATGTGCCTTTGGGTCATTCCCTGATCAGCTATTCAGTCCTTGAACAGAGTTCCACATATAATCTATATAAAAAGATTCTGTATACCCAAACTAACATATCCTAAATTCATGTTCATGTATGTTCTTTTTCCAGGATGCAGAACagaaaagaacacattctacaaAACAGTACAACACCAGCTAAATTCATCCTCCTGGGTCTTTCTGATGATCCCAACCTGCAAAGTGCATTATTCTTCACTTTCCTGGTACTCTATATCATCACTCTGACAGGAAACCTTCTCATCATTCTCCTGACGTTGGTTGACCCTGTCCTCGACActcccatgtatttcttcctaaGAAACCTGTCTTTTCTGGAGATCTGCTACACATCAGTCAATGTCCCTAAGATGCTGGCCAACCTCCTTTCTGGAAACAAATCCATCTCCTTCATCGGATGTGCTCTGCAGACCTACTTTATATTCTTCCTTGGTGGGTCAGAATGTTTCCTTTTGGCCTCAATGGCCTATGATCGATATGTTGCCATTTGTAAGCCCTTGCACTACCCCATCCTGATGAGTCGAAAAGTTTATACTACTTTAGCTGTGGTGTCTTGGTTAAGTGGGTTTCTGATGTCCTTTGGTCACACCAGCATGGTGTTTACTGTCTCCTACTGTGGCTCCAATGTGATCAACCACTTCTTTTGTGACATCCCTCCTTTGCTGAAATTGGCTTGTGGGGACACCTCTAGGGTTGAAACTGGAGTCTTCGTGGGGGCTATGATTTTTGGGACTTTGCCTTTTATCCTGATCTTGATGTCTTACGCTGGCATTATTACCACCATTTTGAAGATCACCTCCTCTGAGGGTCGGAAGAAGACCTTCTCTACCTGCTCTTCACACCTCATTGTGGTGACCTTGTTCTATGGTTCTGCTTGTATTACATATTTGAAGCCCAATTCCACTTACTCACCAAACACTGGCAAATATCTCTCACTTTTCTATACTGTTATCGGTCCCATTTTGAACCCCCTCATATACAGCTTGAGGAATAAAGAGGTAAAACGTGCCTTTAAAAGATTCTGGGATAGAAAGCCTTTTGGGTGATAAAAATGAACCAACATATTGTAGGAGATCCAAAATAGTTTTGTACTTTTACCTACTGATTTCTGAAAGCATTAGCTTGGATCCAGAATGATTTAGTAGAACTGTGGTCCCCTTAAAATTAATGGGATTAGTTTAATTATGCTTTAAtctaaatcccattgatttaaatggtaaACTAATTCATCTAACCTTGCCTGGATCTCCTCTAACAGacttgctggggcaacccagtcagaggagGGGGTgcaaataatgacaacaacaacaacagtagaaaAGTTTTTATTGAATAAATTTTTGTGAAGGAGGATTATGTGAGGTCCTCTCTTGCTGTAACCACCAGAAATCCCGCAAGATATCTCTCTGCTCGGCTGGGGAATCCTCctacagacagatgatagattagatagatagatagatagatagatatagatatagatatagatatagatatagatatagatagacagatagacagatagacagacagacagatagatgagagaggggggggaagataTTTTACTATGGTCTGTCTTACACACCTAAAACGTTGACTGGCTTTAAATTAACTTCAAAGTAAAAAAGGGGGTTGGTCTTATCTGACTAGCAGTGGATTTGTGAGTTTTCAGGAAGAGATCTTTTCTATCATCTGCTCCATGATACTTCTGACTGGAGAAGtgagggattgaaccagggactgtTTTCATgcaacttacttacttacttacttagcaTATTGTTATATACCACCCTCAATCTCTGCAGCAGTGTGATATTCCAGGGAACTCCCTGTAATCTCTCATTGTTGGAGAGATTGGGGATGACATGTAACACAggatctgtgtttccttttggaaatgctGTCTTGAGAAAGGCAAGGAGTGATGCCCAGAAGGTGTGTCAATGACTACTGGCTGAAGTTGTGTCAGCTCATTCAACTTGCTGCTGACAGCAGCAACATTTGCAAAATGTATGAAGGCACAAAGACAATATTGGAAGAGCTGGACGTCCACAAGATGATCATGTCCTTCCACGAAAATATGTCTGGCACATCCAGTATGATGGTTCATCCTTGGATGCTTTCCCTATAAAGAGTGGTgtgaaacagggctgtcttcttgtcccaactctctttggcatattcttctccTTGTTGTTTTCATATGCTTTCAGCTTCACTGAAGACAGTCTGTATTTCCATTCCATCCCATTTAAGGAGTGAAGGGGTCTGTTCAACCTGGCATGTCTCTGCGCCAAGACTGGCAAACTCTAAagaagctctacagagactcattGACCATTTTGCCCAAACCTGCATGTAGTTTGTCCTCTCTATCAACCTGACAAAGAACACCCTAGGTCAGGACATCGTCACCAGTACTCCAGGCAGATGGTAGACGATTTTATCTACCTGGCCTCCAGAATAACCACCAACTTTTCCATTGATTCTGTGTATTGGCAAGTGTATTGGCAAGACAGCAAtagctcacctctccaaaagggtatgggagaatatGATGCTAACGTCCAATATAAAGGTAAAATACAAAGGTGAATCCAAAGGCCTGcatgttgagcacactgctttatggaagtgaatgATAGGCAACTTCCACCGGCAGTGGCACCTCAATGACTTCCATATACATGGtgccaggaagattttgggcatcacatggcaggagaGAGTCTTAAACAAAGATATGCTCTCCCCACCCagcattcccagcatgtttgcacttctgtctcagtgacATTTACACtattggtcatgtccacagaatggaagatggcatgaTCCCCAAGGGCATGCTCTACATGGAGCTGGCTTCAGATACTAGACCTGTTGGAAGACCAATtgtgcattacaaagatgtctgcaaacatgacatgaatgctggcaacattaaccctgccatgtgggaaccCCTTGCAGATGGTCACAGTGCCTGGAAACATTCAGGTCATGGATCCAcagaagtgaccagaggaggaatgaaggCTGGGAGGAACGCAAAAAGAAAAACCGGCATGGTGCACttgcagcagcaaaaccagatgccttAAAACATGTCTCCCTCATATTGGTCAATgctctctacagtcacagcatgCGCTGTAACACTCCAATGGTTTAACTTTAGTCAAtgctggctatttaatgagcagttattctgatttgtttgcagggagcgTAGCTGATGTTGCATCAAAACGTCTGCTATCCATCACTTCCATTAGTGGGTGCCCTTTGTGGAATCGCGcgtgggactacagttcccagggagcttagtGGTAAAACACTTGCTTCTCAGTGTTATTATTCAGAGGCTTACGCCCAGCCTCATTAATGAGGCCCCTTACTGGGAGGTGGgaccagccccatttataaatggggggtggagccagcaatagccaggcagtcagctctgga is a genomic window containing:
- the LOC117059244 gene encoding olfactory receptor 10A7-like yields the protein MQNRKEHILQNSTTPAKFLLLGLSDDPNLQSALFSTFLVLYIITLTGNLLIVFLTLVDPALHTPMYFFLRNLSFLEICYTSVNVPKMLANLLSGNKSISFIGCALQTYFIFFLGGSECFLLASMAYDRYVAICKPLHYPILMSRKVYTTLAVVSWLSGFLMSFGHTSMMFTLSYCGSNVINHFFCDIPPLLKLACGDTSRVEIAVFVATMIFGTLPFILILISYTGIITTILKITSSEGRKKTFSTCSSHLIVVTLFYGSACITYLKPNSTYSPNTDKYLSLFYTVIGPILNPLIYSLRNKEVKLAFRRIWDRRPFG
- the LOC117057896 gene encoding olfactory receptor 10A2-like, yielding MNGCSGLPILQDPLLNPTDVVKRKTAIHLAPAQLQELSQNTASRNHRMQNRKEHILQNSTTPAKFILLGLSDDPNLQSALFFTFLVLYIITLTGNLLIILLTLVDPVLDTPMYFFLRNLSFLEICYTSVNVPKMLANLLSGNKSISFIGCALQTYFIFFLGGSECFLLASMAYDRYVAICKPLHYPILMSRKVYTTLAVVSWLSGFLMSFGHTSMVFTVSYCGSNVINHFFCDIPPLLKLACGDTSRVETGVFVGAMIFGTLPFILILMSYAGIITTILKITSSEGRKKTFSTCSSHLIVVTLFYGSACITYLKPNSTYSPNTGKYLSLFYTVIGPILNPLIYSLRNKEVKRAFKRFWDRKPFG